A region of Toxorhynchites rutilus septentrionalis strain SRP chromosome 1, ASM2978413v1, whole genome shotgun sequence DNA encodes the following proteins:
- the LOC129775383 gene encoding ATPase H(+)-transporting accessory protein 2 yields the protein MITGAKFKAAKMVSVVFLLFSLFTAANCDQLSIVYSPKALDYRGHSRLHVNSLSDVFGAALGYSVAHPTEWDGLIVKDPFNMANGVVVVVAEGIQSLKLEEAHTYELYGGSGSEAIGELVHKTAEHDSISFEIDLKDSSNSFITPLGTVQPDDDDVKLQYLKPKSSKADSDIVRQISYMNGLSDLLVTSTEQNIPTVHIVRVSFEALLSVHDHSSQAVAEARKLLTNALLELQTAAEKAFDGAVVVGLITSTEAPLARSKRDTAESKQTPDYNIAKKYDSNYPVIFNIMLWFGVIMVFSLLAISIAIATMDPGRDSIIYRMTSTRMKKDN from the exons ATGATCACGGGTGCAAAATTTaaggcagcgaaaatggtctcGGTTGTTTTCCTTCTATTCTCGCTATTTACAGCAG CGAATTGCGATCAGCTTTCGATTGTCTACTCGCCAAAAGCGCTTGATTACCGCGGACACTCCCGATTGCATGTGAACTCACTGTCCGATGTTTTCGGAGCTGCTCTTGGGTATTCCGTGGCCCATCCCACAGAATGGGACGGCCTAATCGTGAAGGATCCTTTCAATATGGCCAATGGTGTGGTCGTTGTTGTGGCAGAAGGCATTCAGTCACTCAAATTGGAG GAGGCTCATACGTATGAGTTGTACGGTGGTTCGGGATCCGAGGCAATTGGTGAGCTGGTGCACAAAACAGCTGAGCACGATAGCATTAGCTTCGAGATTGATTTGAAGGATTCT TCGAATAGTTTCATCACACCATTGGGGACAGTGCAGCCCGACGATGACGACGTTAAGTTGCAATACTTGAAGCCAAAATCAAGCAAAGCCGATTCGGACATCGTGCGTCAAATATCATACATGAACGGTCTGAGTGATTTGCTGGTTACGTCCACTGAGCAGAACATACCAACCGTGCACATTGTTCGAGTGTCATTCGAAGCTCTTTTGTCCGTTCACGATCATTCATCCCAGGCTGTAGCGGAAGCTAGAAAGCTGCTTACCAATGCTTTACTAGAATTACAAACGGCTGCTGAGAAAGCGTTCGATGGTGCCGTCGTTGTTGGTTTGATTACTTCTACCGAGGCACCACTGGCTCGTTCTAAGCGTGATACTGCTGAATCCAAACAAACCCCTGAT TACAATATTGCTAAAAAATACGACAGCAATTATCCAGTCATTTTCAACATTATGCTGTGGTTCGGTGTTATTATGGTATTCTCGCTGTTGGCTATTTCAATTGCTATCGCTACGATGGATCCTGGTAGGGACTCCATCATCTACCGTATGACTTCCACCAGAATGAAGAAGGATAACTAA